The following nucleotide sequence is from Choristoneura fumiferana chromosome 22, NRCan_CFum_1, whole genome shotgun sequence.
tggcggatttatgttttttaggagtgtaggccaatttatatccgccgcccttatgtaactttctaaaataattttctcgttgaaatctgccgcccctaggccgcggcctatacggcctattgacaaatccaggattGCAGGGCTCTCGAACCACTTGGCTATTTGGTCGTCAATCGGTATGGTATATCTTTTTTGCAGACATGACGAGCAAGATGAATGCGAGCGCGGTGAACGTGTCGATCACGGCGGCCGCGCCGGAGTCCCCGCGGGACGCGCGCGACACCGACTCCGAGGATGACGAAAACGAGCCCCCGCTGCCCGTCGTCGACCGGGTCAGATAATATACGTAGCTTAGAGCTTTTACACTTTGGGAgtgaaaaattaatgaaaaaaaaaaccctgatagctgtatacctatattgtattacgatccaatttatgaaaagtgtaaacaaagacgccatttatccgaccacagacattcaatgatgtgaaaacctaacctattgcaaaataattaatctgttcagtaaatcgattaatttattaattgaataatcaaagtatttttgtctattttattatttacaatacttgttttcattccaaagactgtttattcaattataaaagcagtaactattttttaattttaaggaaagtaaataaaaatcgcttattcatccacgcattaattgatttttaaaatgttaaatttttcACCATCTCTatgctagtctatgctactacagattatacacatgtttcaatcaagaaataacgtcagattttgacgaagatttttcaaatgaaattaaatattgaaatcaggtgaattttggtgaaaaaagttaaaagacacgcattatagataaatgtgttattgattcgatccaatgggtgtttatacaagaattttgatgaaatcggtttgtttacacttttaataaattggataggcataaacCATAGTGGGGGAAAGCGCATGTGGGGATTTCGTGAAGCTCTGCAGATTAATATAAGAGGGGGCATCTTGCACCCTGTTGAGTACTTTTGCCAAATATGATCGCTACATTATATGGCCGACGGTATATCGCAGTGGCGTTTCGTAAGGTTCACGCTTggcctccacaccgctgcttaaagtACGCTGATGGTGCGGAACCGTACCGTGTCCGTATTTGGAGCAGTGGTGTTGGCGCTCCTTTATGGTGTGTGTACGCAGGAGCTGTCGAGCGCGGAGATCTGGGAGCGCGAGCGTCTGGTGCGCGCGCTGCGAGAGAAGCTGCGCGCTGAGGAGACGCGCCTCGTGCTGCTCAGGAAGATACGACAGTCGCAGCACGCGCCCGCCAAGGTAGGCTCGCCACAAACATAACGTGTGTTGGGATTGGGAGGGGCAGAGGAGGAGGATGCCAAATTAAAAGAGATATGTACTTGCAAAATAGTATAATGGTGCAAAagatcagccagaagacgtccactgctgaacaaaggcctcccccttagaacgccacaatgaacgacaactcgccacttgcatccaccggttacccgcaattctcacgatgtcagtccacctagtgggaggtctgccaacggttttccggttcgcggtcgccactcgagaacttttctcccccaacggttcttcgagcgatgtggcccaaaATATGCGGCGATATGGTGCAAAGGGTACGAAGTTACAATTAAACTCTTTAACTAAGTTGTCCTAATCCGACTGAGATGGATGTAAAGGACCACGGGCCAACGCGAGTATTGAAGAACAATGTTTGATGTTGCAACCAATGCGCCGACGTATGCCAATGACGCGATGTGTCGTATGGAGTAACAAGCGTGTATAACGGCCGATAGCAAATCTTTATAATGTGCGCACTTGCATACATTTTTATTCtgattagcttttgcccgcggcttcgcacgcgtggaattcagttatagtgcgctgttcccttgggaactgtacacttttccgggataaaaagtagcctatgtcactctctcgcccataaactatatctatgccaaaaatcacgtcgatctgtcgctccgtttcgacgtgaaagacgtataaacatacaaacatactgTTTTATAGCAAGATAGAGGGCAGCAGTGTAGCCCAGGTTTTGGTTGAATCTGTGGTGCGATAATAAAACAGTGAACACGGCTATTGAGTTTTTATATCTTCCTAgaagtattaattaattacgCTAAAAATTAGATATAACATTGGCGACGAGGATGggaacacacacactttcgcatttataatattagtatggattaggaTTAGAGCCCAACTAAAGTATTCTCTCTCTATGTTAGGCTCTAAAGCTGGTGTTGAGTGTGAGATGTGTGAGCAGGTGTGGTTGTTCCAGGAGGGTGCGGGCACGGCGCTGGCGGGCAGCGGCTGCGTGGTGCCGCCCGGGGTCACCGTcacgcccgcgccgccgcccgcgcaccaGCACAACAAGGCGAGTCAAAACTTTTGCTCCTACCACGTTGCCACGTTTAGGTCCCCTGGACGACTTTTCTGTTTTTGGAAATCATTAGTTTCTTTCTAtgtgttttctgtggttaaaatgaATTCAAtttgatcaactttttcttctaCCTTGTTGCCAttgttacgtcccctggactgGACAACTGTTTAAATCTATGAgtttctttctatttgttttttgtgtGAAAGTCGAAAATTtaaagtacttttttatttaacttgtacaAGTCACAAATAAGCTCAAGTATcgttcaaagttaaaatatgcGCTAGAATATCTGGCCAGCATCAGACAAATCACCCGTTTTGCTAAAACAGGGCGTTTAAATCAATCATTGCCGAGCGCCAGACCAGTCGCCAGGTTACGGTTACCTTGCCGCGATGCCGACGATTCTACAGACAGATGCGTCCGCAGTATCCAGATAAAGCTAAATCAGACGCCCATGGGCGTCTGCGGCATTATATTTCGGTCCACCAAGACATCGACGGGTGTCAATGGCACTGAATGAGTTAAAGGCTCAGTTCAATTGGTCGATAGAGAGCCCTAATGCGGGGTACGGGAGATTTCCATACACGCCATGGGGCCCGCATTCAGGTAACTCTTTTCATTGGTTGGTAGGGGCTGCATGCGGGGTACGGGAGATTTCCATAACTCATGCCATAAGGCCTGCATTCGGGTTTCACTAGTCTTCATACCGCCTGCGGAAGTCACCGCACGCTGTATGTCATCATCagaatcatcatcccagcctatatacgtcccactgctgggcacaggcctcctctcagaacaagagggcttgggccatagttcccacgcgggcccagtgcggattgggcacGCTGTATGTAGACAACATTATCGACTAATGAAACTGAGCGTTAAAGTATAGTATGTTGTTGCAGCGTTCGACAAGCGCGGCGCCGGGCGCGGCGAGCAACAACTCGTCGCGCCGCACGTCCAGCCTGCCGGGCGGCGCTACGCTCACGCCCGGCCCGTACCGCACACAGGTAACACTGGTGGGGTGGATTGGATGCCCTAACACTGGGCGGAccacggtacaataaaaacaagtggaagtgctatgtaggtgcagcggtgcgtgccacaagtaagcgggCCGGTACGCTTACTCGATGACGTAGACAATTCTCcattagtaaattttttttcctgctatccattttacattccagaattgagcaatacgacataattactgtaaaacaagGAATGTCGCGACACTACTAAACGTGATCATACTCTACGCAATGTTGAACACGACGGGCATCGAGTAAACGTACCTCCGCTTACTTGCggcacgcacgctgcacctacatagcacttccacttgtttttattcttccgtgggGTGGACCCACATTGTGTAGTGTAGTACTTAGTGTCATAATATGTaattcatctttcataatgcgaactgctatgaaatggaattcgctcccatcgtctgtattCCCGGATacatctagggctcttcaaggctagagtgaataggaaTAGGTTACTAatccagtgagatacacctttggcctcatctgcaccttacatcaggtgagatagaggtcaatcacggtcagttttatgtaaaaaaataattgagtacTTAATCCAATTGCATGGTTGCAACGCATGCCAAAGGTTATAGTTTCGGTAGGTTTGGGGGCTTTGGGACAAGTGGAGACCCCTAGTAGAAAAACCCCGGCGAAATTCGTATTTTTTCAacctcatgttttttttattttaatttttttatttatttattttagtcatGCTTTATTAAAGTAAACACCATTTACAAAgagaaattagaaatatttaagCTTAGAATTAAGATTTCTATTTATCTGGATATCTTATGATACGAGTATCTCGATACCTGGGAGGTCCCTAGCCTTCTCATCAGTCATCATGTACGACTGTACATGACTAAGTGCAAAGAGATCGaaacggccaaagttacaaaaatatgtatacacgaccttaatatgttaagtgcataaagtcgtgtgtacatttttttgtaactttggccgtgtcgaaatcttttgtacttgactgtactcCCGATTGGTCAAcaaatacatttaaatttaattgtagaGATCCATCTGTTGTAGAAGCAACGGGGTTGTATTGTAGCCCCGCACGCTCTTCTATAAATTCGGTCCTGGTATAATATATTTGTTTGCAGTCATCTTCAAGCGGCGCCAGCATCACACCGTCCGTGACGATTACACCCGCCCCGCCGCCTGCCGCCACGCACAACAGTAACAACAACAAGGTAACGCAACACACTTATAGACACACGCGTATAGGCGTATAGACACACAAGTAAACATAATATAACAGTATCTATACAGAGAGATGGGATTGGTTTCATCATCGATGTCCACCTTTGTATATTGTCTAAGACGCGAGCGCTCGTGATCCCATTCACCATCTCTATCTATCTACCCTCATCCTGCAATGTGTGACAGAAGAGGCTTTGTGCCTTTTCACATGCAGACGGTCACGAcacgatcgcgagcgtcagcgccttggacaatacggcctctaacTTCGTTATTTAGGGGTCGAACTTGTAATTTGGTTACATGTTAGATCTCTAGACATTTTAGAGCATTGAGTTAACAATTGGTTTCCTCGCAAGCCCGCTCAGGACAATTCGTCGGTTACCAGCAGCACCAGCGACGCAGTGAGTATGGAATGTGATGTCATTCAACAATGTATTTTATTACAAGCGTTCGTCCACTAAATTAGAGCTACGTACGCATTATGCGGTTAATCGTGCGGTTTGAGCGCGCAGTCTCTTTCTCaggcgatactttgaagagggacgggaCTCTAATACCCGCGTGGGCAAGTGGAAGCCGTGACTGAAATCAGTAGGACGGATTAATTCATTCACTCACTAACTATTATAGTGATGTCGAAAAGtcgataatattttttgatgaaaGTTTACATGCTTTTTACATGTTATAACGCCCATGGATTCTCATAAAAATGATTCTGTTGTAAGGTATATTATGGcacagttttaaatttttttggcTGTAgtgtttctgtgacaggctagttggcgctagcgtcgtgaggtccgtttgacaacttcgacatttgcgtcacgtttctgattggttaaataactaaatgagccaatcgcaagctaGACtgcaacgtcaaacggatctcacgatactaacgccatctagcgatatttcgccagTCTGTAATCTTTCGTTGACACACTTATTGTGTGCTGTCGAAACGCTTCTCCCATAGATTTTGAATGGCAATAGCTATAAATAACGTCACTTATTTGCCAAATCAATGGACTAACTTAGCAGTACGAAGAATACTTGACCACGGAACAGCTAGAATCTAGCTAGCTAGAACAGCTAGGTAATGCGCACCAATTAGTTGCTTCCAACTGCCTGCGtgataatctatctatctatctatctaatacctttaaacgagcaattcttgtatatatctcggggatctcgaaaacggctccaacgatttcgatgaaatttggtatgtaggggttttcggggatgaaaaatcgatctaacttggtcttatctctgggaaaacgattgttaccgagttttagtacgagcaaagctcggtcgcccaggcacTTTAAGTGATTATAATAGTAACTTATCTATTTGTTGCAAAGCAACTagaaatctaattttacagttaattgtTAGGTCTGGTTTCTAGTTGCATTTTGGAATTATGTATTGTGGTTGGTAGTACGGTTACATAGGAAaatggatacttatgttagggtaCCGACTATACTTTTTATGCTAgcctgatgtgccaaaggaaactttccaaaattgcggaatttttcatataggaatatttcggaaacttctcacaattttgtatggggattgaaactttccgtttcataaatttaaatttcctatatttcttgtgaaaatttccagaaatttccgagaacttttcctactttttggaaactttctgcaacttgcacatctgtatgCTAGCCAGTCTTGTTTGTTAGCAGTACATTGAGCATTGTCTAAAAATAAGTGTTCCGTTGTTAGGCGAGCTCCCGCAGCGGCGAGGAGTCGCAGACGCAGACTCCGGCGCAGCGCCAGGCCGCCGCCAAGCTCGCGCTACGGAAACAGCTCGAGAAGACGCTGCTCCAGGTaacgtaatcatcatcatcatatgatCAGCAGTAGGACGACCACTGTTGGCcatataggcctcccctatatacataataatttcGCCCACACGTCCCACTGCACGCTGCTGCTATaaacagcgtttccaccaataatgtgcgaggatgtgttgcgaataatgtgtttttacaagcttttatttagtttcacctgtcccattgtctgtctgtctgtaatcaaatcttgcatgttaaattcgaccaacttccagtagttggattgacttgacatttggtatacttatgtaaattgcgtgacaatacaataatctggtagtcatattctgatagtccggccaggatcgtctcctcaggactcttcaacggttaatggcatcgccttgtaatttggtatgcaatGTAGTTggggtggcaatgcaagtacagccaacaaaaagtacagtcggcaaataagcttgtattacaaatatattttttaccaaaaacttattaatgaaTCAATAGATACGCTTCATTTTCcgtcctcgctccgctcagctgtttcctccagatgtgctgtgcgaggataggtaaatgaagcgatttATTAGCTGTTGATCCAATACGCAGTTGGTTCACGTTCCCATTGGTTCATGAAACCAATTCCCCACAAGacatcctcgtacatctctggttgTAACCCGGCGTCAGGGTTGTTTATACATGCCATTTGGTGCGTGCAGATCCCGCCCCCGAAGCCGCCGCCGCCCGAGATGAACTTCATCCCGTCGCCGTCCAACACGGACTTTGTGTACCTCGTGGGGCTCGAGCACGTCGTCGACTATCTCACCAACGAGGACCGGTCAGTACCGACACTTGATCATATCAGCCGTgcccgtaggacgtccactgttggacataggcctcccccatacacCTTCAGTTGCTAggttagaagcggcctgcatccaccgtgatcttgcggctttaaccaagccCTAAAaggggctatcgcgaatgaattctccgctagaggcgctagtgtagcaagAGGTTTCCGAATTtatatttagaataattttgtgaatattttgcaatacctaaaattaattatggcaaatatgcgttacggggcaatgaatgtccgtGTTTTGAGACAGATTTATCTTTCGTAAACCTttgttctcccttttttccgaacaaattTCCGAGCaatactgtggcatgctcgatatttttatggtacggttttaaggtattaaatatgatttaaatgtaaatttggttttcacgtccgtaataacaaactaaccactgtACTTCAGGCAGACCCTTCGTCTACAGTGgggccaactggtgagcgcaaaAACGGTATCCCTCATTGTGTTGTGTCTGTAACGTGTATGTGTGTGCAGCATGCCGCGGTCGTCGGTGCCGGCGGTGTGCGCGCAGTGCGGCTGCGACTTCACGCCCGTGTGGCGCTGGGAGCGCGCGCCGGCGAGACGCCTCGACGCCACGTTcaccgcgccgcccgcgccgcccgccgcgcgccgcctctGCGAGCTCTGCGTCAGCGGGAACGTCAAGCGCGCGCTCAAGGTAACGCTAACAACACGCCGTGTGGCGCTGGGAGCGCGCGCCGGCGAGCCGCCTCGACGCCACGTTcaccgcgccgcccgcgccgcccgccgcgcgccgcctctGCGAGCTCTGCGTCAGCGGGAACGTCAAGCGCGCGCTCAAGGTAACGCTAACAACACGCCGTGTGGCGCTGGGAGCGCGCGCCGGCGAGACGCCTCGACGCCACGTTcaccgcgccgcccgcgccgcccgccgcgcgccgcctctGCGAGCTCTGCGTCAGCGGGAACGTCAAGCGCGCGCTCAAGGTAACGCTAACAACACGCCGTGTGGCGCTGGGAGCGCGCGCCGGCGAGACGCCTCGACGCCACGTTcaccgcgccgcccgcgccgcccgccgcgcgccgcctctGCGAGCTCTGCGTCAGCGGGAACGTCAAGCGCGCGCTCAAGGTAACGCTAACAACACGCCGTGTGGCGCTGGGAGCGCGCGCCGGCGAGACGCCTCGACGCCACGTTcaccgcgccgcccgcgccgcccgccgcgcgccgcctctGCGAGCTCTGCGTCAGCGGGAACGTCAAGCGCGCGCTCAAGGTAACGCTAACAACACGCCGTGTGGCGCTGGGAGCGCGCGCCGGCGAGACGCCTCGACGCCACGTTcaccgcgccgcccgcgccgcccgccgcgcgccgcctctGCGAGCTCTGCGTCAGCGGGAACGTCAAGCGCGCGCTCAAGGTAACAAGAggcatatcagccgtaggacgtccactgttggacatggccTCCCTCATAAACATACAATTGCTTCGGGTAGAaatggcctgcatccaccgtgacccgcggctttaaccaggtcatccgtctatgTCGTTGGTCTCACTCtcgtctccattcgagaacttttcggccacaacggccatctgttctccgtgccaTATGTTCTGTCCATTACGagttcaacgagctaattcgcttggctatgtcgatttcttttatttatgaaCACAAAACTTTGTCACTTTTGAAAAAGTTATATGTCACTcacattacaataagtcctataTATAGGACATTGAGTGGCAGTagaatatctatttaagtatgtttatccgttggctagtacccataaaacaagctttgcttattttggggctaggtcaatcgGCGTCAAATGTCCCgtaatattaatttgttatGTTTCTTAGGCGGAGCACACGGCGCGGCTGAAGACAGCGTTCGTCCGCGCACTGCAACAGGAACAAGAGATCGAGCGGCGCCTGTCCGCCGGCTGCGGGGacgggcccgcgcccgcgccgccgcccgcgcacgcGCCTCGCCCGCCACAGGTACTATTAT
It contains:
- the LOC141440507 gene encoding uncharacterized protein, which translates into the protein MDVDDSAVDLSVRSLPPELSELRALTASGLTITPAQPPPHGASGKRVLRPRSETRSYAESPDIVLLPAAPPHRKHQASAAPFTDMTSKMNASAVNVSITAAAPESPRDARDTDSEDDENEPPLPVVDRELSSAEIWERERLVRALREKLRAEETRLVLLRKIRQSQHAPAKEGAGTALAGSGCVVPPGVTVTPAPPPAHQHNKRSTSAAPGAASNNSSRRTSSLPGGATLTPGPYRTQSSSSGASITPSVTITPAPPPAATHNSNNNKPAQDNSSVTSSTSDAASSRSGEESQTQTPAQRQAAAKLALRKQLEKTLLQIPPPKPPPPEMNFIPSPSNTDFVYLVGLEHVVDYLTNEDRMPRSSVPAVCAQCGCDFTPVWRWERAPARRLDATFTAPPAPPAARRLCELCVSGNVKRALKAEHTARLKTAFVRALQQEQEIERRLSAGCGDGPAPAPPPAHAPRPPQMSVTRTSTRAAPTPPAPAPPPKAASSSSSRSSELRHHSDRRAEGEAPAKKGKGASSSSSQSSSSKPHQFAALAAAQTAFEQHSAAAMQALQHQLLRGLSGAGGGGGVSQAAAAAAMMQFSPLLYTYQLAMAQASALGKRSGKNSGAGGSAAMAEMQRVAEAQRQYLLDMIPGQHQRNPWTKN